A window of Apodemus sylvaticus chromosome 23, mApoSyl1.1, whole genome shotgun sequence genomic DNA:
CTCAGCCCCTGCTCTGAAGAGTGATGCCTTTGAGTTGTCCTCTGGGTACCTGGGATATCATAATTTGCTTCTTTCCTCCTGGCTGGACTCGGGGCCCTGAGTGAAGCACGACCGACCCAGAACATGAGGGCTTTCCACAAGGCTCCATTCTGAGGCGCGTGTTGACACTTGGGTCCTCTCCCGCACTGTGACTGTAGACTGGTAGCATCCGGCATCCTCTGGTGATCTTCTAAAATGCAACAACACATGTGAGAGGGACTCAGAGAACCTCATGTGCTCagggcatctctccagctgtggttaccctgctccacactgctccccaagctgcctcctcctctctgaaCCTCTTCCCCCTagctcccaccccatcccaccctctcctccctcagcatctcctcctcttccttttcctacttCCTCTTCCTAGCATGGTCAGTACCCTCCTGTTGTCTCCTAGTTCAATGTGCAGGATACTCATGGGAGACGCCTTCCGGCATGCTGCATCTGTTGGTAGGTTCGATTTAACCCTCATCCCAGTGTCTACACTTAGGTTCCCCGTGCATCGTACCATATGCATACACAGAAGGATAACCTGCCAGTTGACACAGACATGAGTAAAATAGATGCATTCAAATACAGAAACGTACCTGGGCCGTGCGGGATGCTTATTTTCCGGACACCCTCCTCTGTTTTATTTCTGGGGCAAGACTCTCTTCTGCCCCAGGTGAGAGTCCCTTCGAGCTGGAATGCAACAACAAAGACTCAGGAAGACATTTGCGATCTTCCTCATCCACCACTTAAAGCCTCTGGGCCGGGCCCTGCTGGGGACGGGCTTCTCCTTTGCTGATGTGCTGGGGTGGTCTCCTGAGCTAtcgctgctgctgttcttgactCCATAACGCATTGAGAAAGTGCAGGGGACACTGCTAGAATGTATGAGGGCTTGGCCCATTGGGGGTGTTGTCTGGAGTGGCCTGCAGGGAAGAACGCCCGGCCAActgactcttctctctctcttcggAATACCCTTCTGGCTAGAGATAGACGACTCAATTGTGGAGGATGCCCAGAGTCGTGTTGATTGGCTTTCTCTCCTCCTTAGTCCAAGTTGGAAAGATGCAGGATCATCAAGGGACGGGAAAGGCGTAATCATTGGATTCGTGGGGTGAGCACGGGTTGGGCTGTCCCACTCTTGAAGAGCCTGCTTCTTCAGGAAGCAGTAACAGGCCATGGCTTCGTCGTATTTTTTCTGACATAAAGAATCTTTGATATTTTGACCTTGGAACCCAAGGTGTCTCATGGCTTTTATAATTGCCGGGTCAGGCCTGATGGGTGTCATTTCCTCACAAGGATGTGGGAACCTTTGGGAATCTTCTGCAAGCCAGGGATGCATCATCACTTCGGCAATTCTTGGCCTATGTTTAGGGTTGGCTTTCATTAAAACATTAAGCAGGCCCTGGAGTTCTCTTGATAGGTGAGAGGGGACAGGATACTTTCCTGAGACAACCTGCTTTTGAAGCTGTGGTACATTGGGAGCATCACATGGGAACCTTCCAgttaacataaaataaagaataactcCCAGGGTCCACACATCGACCTTGGGGCCATCGTAGAATCTGCCATGGAGGAGCTCAGGAGCAGCAAATGGAAACGTCCCACAGTGATAGCTCAGCCGCTGTCCTGGCTTCACTTGGGCACTGAGCCCAAAGTCAATAATTTTGACTCTTCCATGGCTGTCTATCATGATGTTATCGGGTTTGAGGTCCCTATGGACTACACCCTGGTTATGGCAGTAGTTCATGGCGTTTAACATTTGTAGGAATATTGCTCGTGCTTCATCCTCCTGCAGGTGGCCAGCCTCTCGAATATACTGGTAAAGTGATTTACCCTCACACAACTCCATGACAAGGTATATTCTCTTATCAGTCTCAACAACTTGGAGGAGAGAGACGATGTTGGGATGATTCACCTTCCTCATTATCTGCACCTCGGTCACAACAGGATGGCACCAGTGTTCTCTCTTGTGAATAATTTTGACAGCCACAGGAGTGCCTGTGAGGCGGTGCTGGGCCAGCTTGACCTTGGCGCAGCCTCCATGGCCAATGGTCTTTATAACCATATACTGAGAGTGGAAACTCTCCATGTCAGAAAAGCTGGACTTGGATCTGAGGTTTTCCGACTCCTTTTCAGTCCCAAAACTCATTTGGGCTAAcaaaagataaaagctacctaagaaaaagaaaataagaaataaagggaagaaagaaagctagGATGGAAactaaaataatgaaaagtaagcaa
This region includes:
- the LOC127673546 gene encoding sperm motility kinase 2B-like translates to MSFGTEKESENLRSKSSFSDMESFHSQYMVIKTIGHGGCAKVKLAQHRLTGTPVAVKIIHKREHWCHPVVTEVQIMRKVNHPNIVSLLQVVETDKRIYLVMELCEGKSLYQYIREAGHLQEDEARAIFLQMLNAMNYCHNQGVVHRDLKPDNIMIDSHGRVKIIDFGLSAQVKPGQRLSYHCGTFPFAAPELLHGRFYDGPKVDVWTLGVILYFMLTGRFPCDAPNVPQLQKQVVSGKYPVPSHLSRELQGLLNVLMKANPKHRPRIAEVMMHPWLAEDSQRFPHPCEEMTPIRPDPAIIKAMRHLGFQGQNIKDSLCQKKYDEAMACYCFLKKQALQEWDSPTRAHPTNPMITPFPSLDDPASFQLGLRRRESQSTRLWASSTIESSISSQKGIPKRERRVSWPGVLPCRPLQTTPPMGQALIHSSSVPCTFSMRYGVKNSSSDSSGDHPSTSAKEKPVPSRARPRGFKWWMRKIANVFLSLCCCIPARRDSHLGQKRVLPQK